Proteins found in one Sorghum bicolor cultivar BTx623 chromosome 1, Sorghum_bicolor_NCBIv3, whole genome shotgun sequence genomic segment:
- the LOC8067374 gene encoding putative ripening-related protein 7 has product MAKAKPAAIAIVIILALLQVSWGTARKHKDDGGSGGTSAVMTVNGFQKGGTGGGPSECDGKYHDDDDLVVALSSQWYAGGKRCRNKISITSKDTGKTVEAKVVDECDSGRGCKDNIVDSSPAVWEKLGLDTSVGEVPVTWSDA; this is encoded by the coding sequence ATGGCGAAAGCTAAGCCTGCTGCTATAGCCATCGTCATCATCCTAGCTCTTCTTCAGGTCTCATGGGGCACAGCCCGTAAGCACAAGGACgatggcggcagcggcggcaccTCTGCTGTGATGACGGTGAACGGGTTCCAGAAGGGCGGGACCGGCGGAGGCCCGTCGGAGTGCGACGGCAAGtaccacgacgacgacgacctggTCGTGGCGCTGTCCTCGCAGTGGTACGCGGGAGGGAAGAGGTGCCGCAACAAGATCAGCATCACGAGCAAGGACACCGGGAAAACCGTGGAGGCCAAGGTGGTGGACGAGTGCGACTCCGGCCGCGGCTGCAAGGACAACATCGTGGATTCCTCTCCTGCCGTCTGGGAAAAGCTCGGGCTCGATACTAGCGTCGGCGAGGTCCCCGTCACCTGGTCCGACGCCTGA
- the LOC8067119 gene encoding putative ripening-related protein 6 — protein sequence MANATLAVVALLVLVQVSCGVARHHHEHHPDPCGGDDDSVGLMGHKDNGCSSPAVSRHGTRAVMTVNGFQRGEDGGGPSECDGHYHSDNDLIVALSTGWYAGGKRCHKKIRITSVQNGRTVEATVVDECDSRHGCKTNIVDTSKAVWKKLGLNTEIGEVPVIWSDA from the coding sequence ATGGCGAACGCTACGCTTGCCGTCGTGGCGCTGCTTGTTCTGGTGCAGGTTTCGTGCGGCGTCGCGCGGCATCACCACGAGCACCACCCGGACCCGTGCGGCGGGGACGACGACTCGGTCGGCCTGATGGGCCACAAGGACAACggctgctcgtcgccggccgtgTCGCGCCACGGTACGCGCGCGGTGATGACGGTGAACGGGTTCCAGAGGGGCGAGGACGGCGGAGGCCCGTCGGAGTGCGACGGGCACTACCACAGCGACAACGACCTGATCGTGGCGCTGTCCACGGGGTGGTACGCGGGAGGGAAGAGGTGCCACAAGAAGATCCGCATCACGAGCGTGCAGAACGGGCGCACCGTGGAGGCAACGGTCGTGGACGAGTGCGACTCCCGCCATGGCTGCAAGACCAACATCGTCGACACGTCCAAGGCCGTCTGGAAGAAGCTAGGGCTCAACACCGAAATTGGCGAGGTCCCAGTCATCTGGTCCGACGCATGA
- the LOC110431048 gene encoding zinc finger BED domain-containing protein RICESLEEPER 2-like, whose product MSQPEDDVDQQVTDWSLDHEGYCSDEGVAGDDGKEKEKDVAAAAADGEKEKEVIDLDSEEGKQRKEMSTRSTIWEHFIKIKENGVVVKGKCKYCNAEIKAHPVLNVQDGLKELDNSIKRIRAAIRFVRAGTSRLVKFKEIAQLEKVDSKAFLNLDICTRWNSTYDMLAAACTYEKVFARYPEEDPYYTIELLSEVKLGVPGPGVPDEHDWENARKLAEFLKNFANITRRVSASLSVTAHTYFHEILEVNALVNEWLSSADFIQQDMGKRMKDMYDKYWGHWHDNLGLQNEKGKGKEKEKENINLLIFIAAVLDPRYKLSQYVQIAIEDMYGEGVGQKVWAAITKCLHDLFEEYRVKNSSPTNVNSEPNDSTQSKQGGDSPRKARSNIVKRMKLNSGVGSSSRGSRTELDRYLAEECEEDVKKFDILAWWKGQSTRFPILSKLARDVLAIQISTVASESAFSTGGRVLDDFRTSLTPFMVEALVCTQDWLRRATPIPMSENTEELTTLEEGNALWLYVIYFA is encoded by the exons ATGTCTCAACCTGAGGATGACGTTGACCAACAAGTCACTGATTGGTCGCTCGATCATGAAGGGTACTGCAGTGATGAGGGGGTTGCTGGTGATGATGGGAAAGAGAAGGAGAAggatgttgctgctgctgctgctgatggaGAGAAGGAGAAAGAGGTCATCGATCTAGATAGTGAGGAGGGCAAGCAGAGAAAGGAGATGTCAACTAGATCAACAATTTGGGAGCACTTCATCAAAATCAAAGAGAATGGTGTGGTGGTGAAGGGAAAGTGCAAGTATTGCAATGCCGAGATCAAAGCACATCCAGTTCTTAATG TGCAAGATGGTTTGAAAGAATTAGATAATTCTATCAAGCGTATAAGGGCTGCCATTAGATTTGTCAGGGCTGGTACATCGAGATTGGTCAAATTTAAAGAGATTGCTCAATTGGAGAAAGTGGACAGCAAGGCATTCTTGAACCTTGATATATGCACAAGGTGGAAttcaacatatgatatgctagcAGCTGCCTGTACATATGAAAAGGTTTTTGCAAGATATCCAGAGGAAGATCCATACTATACAATTGAATTGCTCAGTGAGGTTAAGCTGGGTGTTCCAGGTCCGGGAGTTCCAGATGAGCACGATTGGGAAAATGCAAGGAAACTAGCTGAGTTTTTGAAGAATTTTGCCAATATAACAAGACGTGTTTCAGCGTCCTTAAGTGTGACTGCTCACacttactttcatgagattttaGAGGTCAATGCTTTGGTGAATGAGTGGCTGAGTAGTGCTGATTTTATCCAACAAGACATGGGGAAGAGAATGAAAGACATGTATGACAAGTATTGGGGGCACTGGCATGATAATTTGGGCTTGCAAAATGAGAAGGGAAAGggaaaggagaaggagaaggaaaaTATTAACTTGCTGATTTTTATTGCTGCTGTACTTGATCCTAGGTATAAGCTTTCACAGTATGTACAAATTGCAATAGAGGACATGTACGGTGAGGGTGTTGGGCAGAAAGTTTGGGCTGCCATTACCAAGTGCTTGCATGATCTTTTTGAAGAATATAGGGTCAAGAATTCTTCCCCAACTAATGTCAACTCTGAACCAAATGATTCAACCCAATCTAAACAAGGTGGAGATAGTCCTAGAAAGGCGAGGAGTAACATTGTAAAGAGGATGAAGCTAAATAGTGGAGTAGGCAGTTCCAGTAGGGGCAGCAGGACTGAATTGGATAGGTATTTGGCTGAAGAGTGTGAAGAAGATGTCAAAAAGTTTGATATTCTTGCTTGGTGGAAGGGCCAGTCCACTAGATTTCCCATACTTTCTAAATTAGCTCGTGATGTGCTCGCTATCCAAATCTCTACTGTTGCTAGTGAATCAGCCTTTAGCACAGGTGGGCGTGTATTGGATGATTTTAGGACTTCGCTCACTCCATTTATGGTTgaagctcttgtttgtactcaagaTTGGCTTAGAAGGGCAACTCCCATCCCTATGTCAGAAAATACAGAAGAGTTAACTACATTAGAAGAAGGTAATGCTCTATGGCTCTATGTCATTTATTTTGCTTGA